In Caldilineales bacterium, one genomic interval encodes:
- a CDS encoding DUF2804 domain-containing protein: protein MPPPQHELLTPSPLLNPDGSLAQVGWARGPLLDCNLEAARFYRLRALQRFRIKRWDYYGLTTPSHYFSITLADLGYAGQVFAYLVDFANKRHHEETLTLPLGRGILLPRNSNAGESRFSNGKASVHFRPEPDVRRVQVDWPDFGGQPLTADLRLALAPEHESTVIVIPIAGRRFYYNRKINCLPATGRLQVGEQRFEIDPHTCLGNLDWGRGVWEYTSFWVWASASGFLADGRSLGLNLGFGFGDTSAATENTLILAGRVHKLGQVEFAYDNRDFMRPWTMTAADGRLQLQFTPFFDRTARTNLLLIRSEVHQMFGHYRGAMTTDEGERIAIEGLVGFAEEHRARW from the coding sequence ATGCCCCCTCCCCAACACGAACTCCTCACCCCCTCCCCCCTCCTCAACCCAGATGGCAGCCTGGCCCAGGTGGGCTGGGCGCGGGGGCCGCTGCTGGACTGCAACCTGGAGGCCGCTCGCTTCTACCGCCTGCGCGCCCTGCAACGCTTCCGCATCAAACGCTGGGACTACTACGGCCTGACCACGCCCAGCCACTACTTCTCCATCACCCTGGCCGACCTGGGCTACGCCGGGCAGGTCTTCGCCTATCTGGTCGATTTCGCCAACAAGCGCCATCACGAGGAAACCCTCACCCTCCCCCTGGGCCGGGGCATCCTCCTGCCCCGCAACAGCAACGCCGGCGAGAGCCGCTTCAGCAACGGCAAAGCCAGCGTCCACTTCCGGCCGGAGCCGGACGTCCGCCGGGTGCAGGTTGACTGGCCGGATTTCGGCGGCCAGCCCCTTACCGCCGACCTGCGCCTGGCACTGGCCCCGGAGCACGAGTCCACCGTCATCGTCATCCCCATCGCCGGCCGCCGCTTCTACTATAACCGCAAGATCAACTGCCTACCGGCGACCGGCCGGCTGCAAGTGGGCGAGCAGCGCTTCGAGATCGACCCGCACACCTGCCTGGGCAACCTGGACTGGGGTCGGGGCGTGTGGGAATACACATCCTTCTGGGTCTGGGCCAGCGCCTCCGGCTTCCTGGCCGATGGCCGCAGCCTGGGCCTGAACCTGGGCTTCGGCTTTGGCGACACCAGCGCCGCCACCGAGAACACCCTCATCCTCGCTGGCCGGGTGCACAAGCTCGGCCAGGTCGAGTTCGCCTACGACAATCGGGACTTTATGCGTCCCTGGACGATGACCGCCGCCGATGGCCGCCTGCAGTTACAGTTCACGCCCTTTTTTGACCGCACCGCCCGCACCAACCTCCTGCTCATCCGCAGCGAGGTTCACCAGATGTTCGGCCATTACCGCGGCGCGATGACCACCGATGAAGGCGAGCGGATCGCCATCGAGGGGCTGGTCGGCTTTGCCGAGGAACACCGGGCACGGTGGTGA
- a CDS encoding DNA-protecting protein DprA → MPTFSESWHLYRSSRVAEEVAPYVLAAPAMLGDPAIWARVNAGERTLGLLASARAPAGVLLAIHDLAKTWRQRGPIIISGFHAPAENEALAVLLRGLQPAVLVLARALYRRPPQALRPALDAGRLLIISPFKEGVRRAAMLTAAARNRLVASLADELLIAHAEPGGKTEALASEALAWGKPVYALAHSANASLLEQGMGVYSLS, encoded by the coding sequence ATGCCAACTTTTTCGGAAAGTTGGCATCTGTACCGCAGCAGCCGCGTGGCCGAAGAGGTTGCGCCCTACGTCCTGGCTGCGCCCGCGATGCTCGGCGACCCGGCCATCTGGGCGCGTGTCAATGCCGGCGAGCGCACCCTCGGCCTGCTCGCCTCGGCCCGCGCCCCGGCAGGGGTTCTGCTGGCCATCCATGACCTGGCCAAAACCTGGCGACAGCGCGGCCCCATCATCATCAGCGGCTTCCACGCTCCGGCGGAAAACGAAGCGCTGGCGGTGCTGCTCCGTGGCCTACAGCCGGCAGTGCTGGTGCTGGCGCGTGCGCTCTATCGCCGGCCGCCGCAGGCGTTGCGCCCCGCGCTGGACGCCGGTCGCCTGCTCATCATTTCCCCTTTCAAGGAGGGGGTGCGCCGCGCCGCGATGCTCACAGCCGCAGCCCGCAACCGCCTAGTGGCCTCCCTTGCCGATGAACTGCTCATCGCCCATGCCGAACCTGGCGGCAAAACCGAAGCCCTGGCGTCCGAAGCGTTGGCCTGGGGCAAGCCAGTCTATGCCCTGGCCCATTCTGCCAACGCCAGTCTGCTGGAACAGGGCATGGGCGTGTATTCCCTATCATAG
- a CDS encoding YgiT-type zinc finger protein: protein MFRCQVCGGAEARSEAVSEVFLIDGTPVLVEGIPAVVCARCGDATFSRATTERIRRMVHGETRPARSVRADVFAYA, encoded by the coding sequence ATGTTTCGTTGTCAGGTATGCGGCGGCGCGGAGGCGCGCTCCGAGGCGGTAAGTGAGGTCTTTCTGATCGATGGCACGCCGGTGTTGGTGGAGGGCATCCCTGCGGTCGTGTGTGCGCGCTGCGGCGATGCCACCTTCAGTCGCGCCACGACTGAACGGATCCGGCGCATGGTGCACGGCGAGACGCGCCCCGCCCGATCCGTGCGCGCCGATGTGTTTGCTTATGCTTGA